GGGACCGGGGGAGGCTGCCCGGCCCGCACCCGCCACCGGGCCACGAGGGAGGGTGAACGCCGGATGCGCCTGCTGCACACGTCGGACTGGCACCTGGGCCACACGCTGTATGACGTCTCACGGGAAGTGGAGCACGCCGCGTTCCTGACGTGGCTGTTGGACACGCTGGAGTCCCAGGAGGTGGATGCGCTCCTGGTGGCCGGGGACATCTTCGACACGGCCAACCCCAGCGCGGAGGCGCAGGCGGCCTGGTACCACTTCATCGCGCGGGCCCGGCGCACGCTGCCGAAGCTGGACGTGGTGGTGGTGGGCGGCAACCACGACTCCGCCGCGCGCCTGGACGCGCCGGATCCGCTGTTCCACGCCCTGGGCGTGCGCGTGGTGGGCGGCCTGCCGCGCCACCGGGGCGGACTGGAGATGGAGCGGCTGGTGGTGCCGGTGCACGACGCGCGCGGGAAGGTGGGCGCGTGGGTGGCGGCGGTGCCGTACCTGCGGCCCTCGGACCTGCCGTCCGTGCCGGACGGTGAAGGGGACCGGCTGGTGGGGGGCGTGCGCTCCGTCTACGCGGAGGTGCTGGAGGCGGCGCGCAGGCGGCGGCGGTCCGGGCAGGCGCTGGTGGCCATGGGCCATTGCTACATGACGGGCTCGGAGCTGTCGGAGCTGAGCGAGCGGAAGATATTGGGCGGCAACCAGCATGCGCTGCCGGTGGAGTTGTTCCCGGAGGACGTCGCGTACGCGGCGCTGGGGCACCTGCACAAGGCGCAGCGCGTGGGGGGCCGCGAGGGCGTGCGCTACAGCGGCTCTCCCTTGCCGCTGTCCCTGTCGGAGGCGCACTACCGGCACCAGGTGCTGGTGCTGGACGTGGAGGACGGCGCGCTGACGCAGGTGCGTCCGCTGTCGGTGCCCCGCACCACGGACATGATGCGGGTGCCCGCGCGGGACGCTGCGCCGCTGCCGGAGGTGCTGGAGCTGCTGGCGGCGCTGCCCGCGTACGAGGCGGGGGCCCCGGAGTCGATGCGGCCGTACCTGGAGGTCTGCGTGTCGCTGCCCCGGCCGGAGCCGGCGCTGCGCCACAAGGTGGAGAAGGCGCTGGAGGGGCGGGCGGCGCGGCTGGTGAAGCTGACGCCGTTCTACACGGGCACGGGCGGGGCGCTGGCGGACGTGCGGCCGGGGCTGTCGCTGCGGGAGCGCACGCCGGAGGACGTGTTCCTCGCCCGGTATGCGCGGGACTTCAAGGAGGCGCCCTCGCCGGGGCTGCTGGAGTCGTTCCACGCGCTGCTCACGCAGGTGCAGGAGGACGCGTCGTGAAGATCCTGGCGATTCGCGGCAGCAACCTTACGAGCTTCGCGGGGGACTTCGCGCTGGAGCTGGACCGGGCGCCGCTGGACCGGCTGGGGCTGTTCGCCATCTCCGGCGCGACGGGGGCGGGGAAGAGCACGCTGCTGGATGCGCTGTGCCTGGCGCTGTTCGACCGCACGCCCCGGCTGGGTGGGCCCAGCAAGGTGCTGGTGGGCCGCGCGGACGAGGACGAGGAGGCGCGGCTGTCCGCGTACGACGTGCGCGGCATGCTGCGGCGCGGGGCGGGCAAGGGCCACGCGGAGGTGGACTTCCTGGGCAAGGACGGGCGGCGCTACCGGGCCCGGTGGAACGTGTGGCGTGCGCGCGAGCGCGCGGAGGGGCGCTTCCGGCCGCAGGAGCTGAGCCTGACGGACGTGGCCTCGGGGCAGGTGTTCGGCCGCACCAAGGGCGAGGTGCTCCACGCGATTCAGGAGCGGCTGGGGCTGTCGTTCGACCAGTTCCGGCGCTCGGCGCTGCTGGCGCAGGGCGAGTTCGCGGCGTTCCTGCGCGCGGACGCGAACGAGCGCGCGGAGCTGCTGGAGCGGATGACGGGCACGGAGGTGTACAGCCGCGTGTCCATCGCCGCGCATGAGAAGAACGCGAAGGAGCAGGAGGAGCTGAAGCGGCTGTCGCAGGGGCTCGCGGCCATCGCGCTGATGTCCGACGCCGACCGCGAGGGCGTGCGCGTCCAACTGGGCGAGGAGGAGGCGGCGCGGGTCCGCGAGGAGGCCCGGTCGCGCGAGGCGGAGGCGGCCCGGTCCTGGTACGCGCAGCGCGCGGAGTTCGTGGGACAGGAGCAGCAGGCCGAAAGCGCGGTGGCCCGGGCGGAGTCGGAGCGGGAGGCGGCGGCGCCTCGCGAGGCCTTGCTGGAGTCGGTGCGCGCGGCGGAGGGCTTCCGAGCGGTGGTGTCCGCGGTGGAGGCCGCGGAGCAGGGCTGCGTGAGGGCGGAGGCCGAGCAGCTGGAGCGGGCCTCGCAGGCGGAGGCGGCGCTCGCGGCGGCGGCGGCGCAGCGGCAGGTGCGGATGCAGGCGGAGGTCGCGCGGGCGGCGGCGCTGGATGCCGAGGCGTCGGTGCGTCCGGCGCTGGAGGAGGCCGCGACGCTGGACACGCGCCGCGCGGAGGCGGAGCGCGAGGCCCGTGAGGCCGCGGAGCTGGCGAAGCAGGCGAAGGCCGCGGAGGCGTCGGCTCGCGATGCGCTGGCGCTGGTGCAGGCGGCGGAAGCGAAGGCCCAGGGGCTGGTGGACTCGGCCGAGGCGTGGCGCGCGTCGCACGCGAGCTGGGAGTCCCTGGCCACGGAGTGGCCGCGCTGGCAGCGCGAGCTGGAGCGCTTCGCCGTGGCGCTGAAGGAGGAACAGGCGGCCGGCGCGGACGTGGACCGGCTGGGGAAGGACGCGGACCGCCTGGGCAACGAGGCCCAGGCGCGCCGTGAGGAGCACCAGGGCGCGGTCGAGTCGGAGGCGCAGGCGCAGGCCCTGGCGACGCACGCGGAGGCCGCGCTGGGCGAGGATGGCGGCGCGGCGCGGCGGGCGCTCCGGGAAGCGCTGCTGGCGCGACAGGAGGTCCTGGGGGCGTTGACGCTCGCGGGTGAAGGCGCTCGGGCGGAGGGCGCGGCGGAAGGGGACGCGGCGGCGGAGGTGAAGGCGCACCGCGAGGTCTCCCAGCGCGCGGCGGCGGAGGCGAAGGACGCGGCGGCGCGGCGGGCGACCCAGGAGGCGATGCTCCACGAAGCGCGCCGCGCGCAGTCTCGCGCGGAGGCGACGCAGGGCCTGGCCTCGCACCGGGCCGCGCTGCATGAAGGTGAGCCGTGTCCGCTGTGCGGCGCGCTCGAACATCCGTATGCCCGGGAGGCTTCCGCGCTGGAGGGGCTGGTCGCGGAGACCGCGGCCCGGGTGCTGGAGCTGGAGTCCGCGCGGGATGCGGCGGCGAAGCAGGAGAGCGCGGCGAGCGTGCGGCAGGCGACCGCGGACACGGCCGCGACCCAGGCCGAAGCCCGGCGCGACACGGCCGCCCGAAAGCGCACGGCACACCGTGACGCCTGGAGCGCGGCGCGCGAACGGTGGACCCGCGCGGTGCTTCCGGGGGAGGACACGGCAGGGCCGGCCGATGCGAAGGCTTCGTCACGAGGCTCGAAGGACCCTGCCGTTGCTGCGAACGCGGAAGCCGGGCGCTCAAGTCCTGCGGATGCGAAGGCGTCACTCGGTTCGACGGACCACGCTGCTGCATCGCCTCCCGAGGACGCGGAGGCCAGCACCTCCCAGACGTGGATCCATTCAGCTCAGGAGGACGTGCGCGCGCGGCTCGCGACCCTTCGTGACGAAGAGGCTTCCGCGGAGGCCCGCGCCAGTGCGGCTCGTGAAGCCCGGGCCCTGCTGGAGACCCGGCGCACCCGGCGCGAAGGCGCGGCCGATGCCCTTCGCAAGGCCGAGGACGCTCAGTCCCGCGCGGCCCAGTCCCACCGGGATGCGCTGCTTCGCCGGGACACCGCCCGCGATGCCCGCGAGCTCGCCCTCGCCGAGGTGTCCCCTCCGTTCGCCAGCGAGGAGGTCACCTGGAAGGACAAGCTCGCCGCGGACCCCGTGCGCTTCCAGGGCCAGTGCCTGGCGCGCGTGACGAAGTGGCGCGAGAAGCTCGCGGAGCTGGAGGCCTCTCGCAAGCGCCTGGAGGAGCAACAGGGCCTGCGTGCCCGTGAAGAGGTCCGCCTCCAGGCCCGGCTCGAGGACGCACAGACCGCCGCCCACCGCGCGGGCCTCAAGGACACGGCCTTCCAGGACGCGTCCAGGGCCCGCGCCCGGCTGCTCCAGGGCCGCCCCACGCAGGAGGTGCGCGCGGAGCTCCAGGCGCGCATCGACGCCGCCCAGGCCACCTACGAGCGCGCCCGCGAGGACTCCGAAGCCCTCCAGCAGGCGGAGAAGGTGGCCACCGCCCGCGCCGAGGACGCCGTGCGCCTGCGCACCGAGGCCGCCCTCACCCTCGACCGCGCCCAGGCCGTCCTCACGGAGCGCCTCGCCGGCCATGGCACCACCTTGGAGCAGCTCAAGGCCCTGCTGGCTCGCGGCGCCGCCTGGTGCGACTCGGAGGCCCGCGCGCTCAACGCCCTGCGCGAGTCCGTGGCCCAGGCCCGCGCCGTCCTCGGGGAGCGCCGCGAGCGCCGAGTCCGCCATGAGGCCTCCGGGCTCCCCTCGCTCGCGGAAGGGGACGTCGCGGAGCTCTGCGAACGCCTGCGCACCGACGTGGAGGTGCGCAGCCGCGCCGAGGCCCTGCTGCGCGCGAAGCTGGAAGCCGACGACACCGCCCGCGCCCGCCATGGCGCGGAGGCCCGGGCCCTGGAGCAGCGCCGCGCCGACGCGGAGGTGTGGAAGACGCTGGGCGACCTCATCGGTTCGCACGACGGCAAGAAGTTCAAGGTCTTCGCCCAGAGCCTCACCCTGGACGCGCTGCTGCTGCACGCCAACGCGCACCTGCGCGAATTGGCCCGCCGCTACCGCCTGGAGCGCGTGCCCGGCCATGACCTGGACCTCCAGGTGGTGGACGGCGACATGGGCGACGAGGTCCGCAGCGTGGCCAGCCTCTCCGGCGGGGAGAGCTTCCTCGTGTCGCTCGCGCTCGCGCTGGGCCTGGCCTCGCTGTCGTCGGAGACGACGCAGGTGGAGACGCTCTTCATCGACGAGGGCTTCGGCACGCTGGACCCGGAGACGCTGGAGGTCGCGCTCGCCACGCTCGACGCGCTCCAGGCCACCGGCCGCCAGGTGGGCATCATCTCCCACGTGAGCGGGCTCGCCGAGCGCATCGGCGTGCAGGTGCGCGTGGTGAAGCAGGGCGGCGGCCGCAGCAAGCTCGTCGTGGAAGGCGACGCGGGGATGGTCATCCCCTCGGATCAGCAGGTGGCGTGACCTCAGCCCGTCGCCGGCTCCGCGCCCATCAGGCCGCGCACCACCGCGGCCACGGCCAGCGGCGTCGCCACGCGGTCGTCGCTCAGCGCCGCCAGCGCCCGCGCGAACTGCTCCGCGGAGGAGAAGCGCTGTGACGGGTGCGGCGCGAGCGCCCGGTCCAGCACCAGCGCCAGCGGATCCGACACCTCCGGCGCCACCATGCGCACGGGCGTCAGCCGCATGCCCCGGATGGAGGCCTCCACCTCCTCGGCCGTCCCTTCCTCATAGGGCGACTCCAGGGACAGCAGTTCGTACAGCAGCACCGCCGCCGCCCACAGGTCCACCGCCACGGAGACCTCACCGGCCAAGAGCTCCGGCGAGCGGTAGTTCTGCTTGCCCACCCGCCGCAGGTCCACCTCCAGCCCCGCGCGCGAGCGGGCCACGCCGAAGTCCGCCAGCTTCACCTCTCCGCCGCGCGACAGGAGCACGTTGTGCGGCGACACATCGCAGTGCACCACCGCCAGCGGCAGGCCCTTGGCGTTGGTGGCCTTGTGCGCGTACCCCAGCGCCTCCAGCACGTGGCGCACCATCATCACGGAGATGTCGATGGGCAGCTCGATGCGCCGGCGCCGGCACTGCGCCAGCACGCGCCCCAGGTCCGTGCCGTCCACCAGCTCCAGCGCCAGGTAGGGCCCGTCCGCCAGCTCGCCGTACTCCCGGAAGCCCACGATGTGCGGATGGTCCAGGCACCGCGCCAGCTCCCCCTCGTGCAGGAGCTGCTCGCGCGCCTCCGCGTCCCGCAGGCGCTCCGGCCGCACGCGCTTGAGGGCCACCTCCTCGCCCGCATGCGGGCCCTGGAGCATCCGCGCGCGGAACACCTCCGCGTTGCCGCCGCGCCCCAGCCGCGACAGCAGCTGGAAGCGGCCCAGGTCGCGCGGCCACTCGGGTGTCTTGCCTTCCTCCAACGTCACGCCTTCTCTCCGGCCAGGCTCGCCAGGTATCCGTCCAGCGTCGCCGAAAAGGTGGCGTCGTCGCTCAGGAAGGCCAGCCCCACGCCCCCGGTGTATTGCTCGTCCACCACATGCACCACCAGCGCCTCGCCCTGCAACCGCTGGCCGTTGGGCAGCTTCACGTCCACGGTGACGACGCTGTCCTGGGGCGGGCGGTGCGCCGTGCGCACGAAGAGCCCCCCGTTGCTGATGTTCAGCGCGTGCTCGCGCACGAAGTCCAGCTCCGTGCGGAACTCCATCTCCAGCTTCACCGCGAAGCGCCGGGCGCGGCGCTGGGTCTCATCACCCGCGGGGGCCTGCGCGGAAGGCTCCGACGGCGGTGAGTCCTCGGACGGTCCAGTCCGCGGCGCGTCCGCGCTTCCGGCTCGAGCGGCCAGCGGCGCGGGCGGTGCCTCGGATGGCGGCGGAGCCTTTGGCTCGGACGGCGCGGGTAGGGGGCCTCGCGCGGCCAGCGCCTCCAGGTGCTGCCGCAGCTCCTGCGCGGCCTGCGTGCGCTCATTGCCGCCGAAGGGCGTGCCGCCCGCCAGCGTGCGCGAGCGCAGCGCGTCCCGCTCCGCCTTGGGCAGCCGCCACAACTCCACGAACGTGCCGCCGCTCTTGCGAACCTCTTCGCCCAGCCGCTCCACCGCCGCGCGCGGATAGCCGGGCACCTCCACCTTCACCTCCAGCGCGCCGGCCTCGTCGCGAAACGCCACCACGAGCTGCATCGACTGCGCGGACGGCAGAAGCGCACTCAGGCCCTCCACGACAGCCGCCGCCTTCTCAGGCGAAGCCGCTTCCCCCCAGACCGCCGCGAGACCGAACACAGGCACGGGGCGGACGATAACCGAGCCCTCCTGGCCTCGGTAAAGACAGTGCAGTCGGAAACAGGCGACAGCGGTGAACGCCGAGTTTACGAATCGTGATTCCGCCTCCGTCCCAGGGCGTACCTACATCGGCATCGGATACGCATCCCTCTATGCTGAGGGTGTTCTCCGTAACCCCCCTTTCCGGAGTGCTGACCCGTTATGCGCAATTGGATCCGACTCTTCTCCGGCACGCTGCTCGCCGCCACGCTCATGGCGGGCTGCGGCGGCTCTGACCCGGACCCTGGCCCTGGCCCTGACCCCACCAACGACGGAGGCCCGGGAAGCGACGCGGGCGTCGACGCGGGCTTCGATGCCGGCTACGTCGAGGACGCGGGCGTCATCATCGACCCCGACCCGGATCCGGGTGAAGTCCCCGTCGACCCGTATGATCCGAACAACGCGACGAAGGACTCGGACTGCGACGGCCTGACGGACCAGGAGGAGTTCTCCACGGTCTATGCCGGCGGCCTGAAGACGAACCCGGGCCTGCGCGACACGGACGGCGACGGCATCCGCGACGGCGTGGAGGTGGGCCGTACGTCCAGTGTCAGCACGGACCCGAGCTGCAACTTCCGCGGGGACCAGGACCCCACGACGCGCACCTCGCCGGTGAAGGCGGACACGGACGATGACGGCATCCCGGACGGCCTGGAGGACGCCAACCGCAACGGCAAGCGCGACCTCACGGAGACGGACCCCAACACGGCGGACTCCGACAATGACGGCATCCCGGACGGCGTGGAGGACGCGAACAAGAACGGCTCGGTGAGCCCCGGCGAGACGGATCCCCGCCTGCGCGACACGGACGGCGACGGCCTGCCGGACGGCCTGGAGAAGTCGACGGGCACGGATCCGCTCAAGCCGGACTCGGACGGCGACACCTGCTCGGACGGCGCCGAGGACGTGAACAAGAACGGCAAGGTGGACCCGGGCGAGACGGATCCGCGCAAGGCGGACTGCGCCGCGTCCATCCCCGACGCGGACTTCGACGGCATCCCCGACTCCGTTGAAATCGCCACCGGCACCAACCCGAACAACGCCGACACGGACGGCGACGGCGTGGCGGACGGCGTGGAGGACACGAACAAGAACGGCCGCGTGGACTCCGGTGAGACCGACCCGCGCCTGACCGACACCGACTGCGACGGGCTCCAGGACGGCGCCGGCCGCAACGGCTTCCTCGGCGAGGACCCCAACTCCAACGGCCAGGTGGACCCCGGCGAGACGGACCCCACCAACCCGGACACCGACGGCGACGGCCTGCTGGACGGCGTGGAGCGTGGCGTGACCACGGCCGCGGCCCCGCGCAACAACTGCGGCTACGTGGGTGACGCGGACCCGGCGACGAAGACGGACGCCACCAAGGCGGACAGCGACGGCGACGGCATCCCCGACGGCGCGGAGGACTCCAACCAGAACGGCAAGGTGGACCCCGGCGAGCTCAACCCGCTGGACCCCAAGGACGGCGCGGCCTCCACGCCCGCGGGCAAGGCGTGCAGCGTGCAGAACCTGCGCACGGTGACCTTCAAGGAGGACAGCGGCGCGGACATCCGGCTCGCGCTGCCCAACACCTTCAAGGACGCCAACCTGCTCAACCTGAAGGCCAACGGCCAGACCGTGGGCGTGATGGGCTATGACGACACGAAGCAGGTGACGTTCATCGCGTACAAGCGCGGTCAGGTGGGCTCCTCCACCACGCCCTCCTCCGACGAGTCGGGCATCCGCACTGGCACGGCGCTGCTGTCGCCGGCGGACGTGGAGTTCACGCAGACGTTCACCACCTGGGACGGCTTCCCCGCGGCGGTCTCCCGCTACGCGCTCGCCGGCACGACGGAGCTGAAGGCGTTCACCAACTCGCTGGCGCGCCAGCTGGTGCCCAACAGCACGGAGACGCTCGGCGGCACGGCGGGCATCAACGGCCCGTTCAAGATCCAGGCGCAGTACGTGCACCGCTCCAACCAGAGCGTCGTGGTGGTGCTCGCCATCACGCCGGCGGCCCGCTACAACGAGGCGGGCAGCCTCTTCACGACGGCGGACACGGCGGGCGGCTCCGCGCTGGCGCAGTTCGGCGACGCGGACGCGGTGCAGTGCGAGGTCTTCACCGGCAACACGGCCGTGGTGGACTTCCTCTTCGTGGTGGACGACTCCGGCTCCATGGCGTCGTCGCAGACGTCGCTGGCGAACGCGGGCACGGCGGTGGCCAACAAGCTGGGCAACGCGACGCTGGACTGGCGCGTGTCCATGGTGACCACCAGCTACACGGTGGGCAGCAGCGCCAACCGCAACGTGCTGCGTCCCTTCACCACCAACATCAACCAGTTCAAGGCGTGGCTGACCCAGAACGCGGTGTGCAACAACAGCGTCTGCGCCGTGAAAGGCGGCACCACCCAGAACCCCACGTACACGCCGCTGCCCAACACCACGTGCACGGCGGACACCAACTGCTGGGTGGGCCTGAAGGGCGATGGCAGCGAGCGTCCGTTGGAGGCGGCGCGCAAGGCCATCAACGACATGGCCGCGTCCACGGGCGGCGCGGAGACGAAGCTCCGTCCGGGCGCGAAGGTGGTGGTGGTCATCCTCACGGACGTGAAGGACCAGTCCACGGACACGGTGGCCAACTACATCTCGTACTTCCTCAACAACGGCACCACGTCCGGCACCACGAGCAACCCCACGGGCCAGCCCATCCAGGTGCACGGCATCATCTGCCCGCCGGACGGCGGCCAGTGCTACTCGGGTGAGGACAACACGAACCCGCGCCACCTGGACGTCATCCAGGCCACGGGCGGCGTGTCCGGCAGCATCCGGGACAACACCTCCATCACCAACACCATCAACGCCATCGTGGACAGCGTCATCGCGTCGGTGGGTTACCGCACGCTCAAGCCGCCGATTGGCGCGTCGCTGAAGGTCGCGGTGGAGGCGGTGGTGGACCCGGCCGTCTGCCCCAGCACCGGGGACCTGCCGCGCAGCCGCACCAACGGCTTCGACGTGGACGGCATCAACCGCACCGTGTCCTTCTACGGCGCCTGCCGTCCGAAGGAGTCCGGCAAGACGCAGGCGGCGCTGTCGTACCGCTACTGGATCGACCGCACGGCCAAGCCGGACGGCAACCCGCCGCCCTGCATCTCCGACACGCAGTACTACGACTCGAACGATCCGGACTTCTGCAAGGGCAAGCTCGCCTGCAACCGCACCACGGACAAGTGCGAGTGCCCGGCGGACTGCGGTGGCACGGCCCCCCCGGGCCAGGTGTGCAACACGGACCGCGCGGTGTGTGACTTCACCTGCGCGCCGGACTGCGGCGGCACGTGCGGCACCTTCGAGACGTGCAACACGGGCACCTGCTCGTGCAGCTGCGTGCAGTCCGCGTCCTGCGCGGCGGGCTACAAGTTCGACAACAACGCCTGCGGCTGCGTCTGCGACACGGGCGCGCTCAACTGCGGCAACAGCTCCGCCGCCAACGCGGAACTGTGCGCCTGCGTCTGCAAGCCGGACTGCGGCGGCTGCGCGCCGGGCTTCACCTGCAACGTCAGCGCGTGCGTCTGCGAGAAGCCCATCGGCTAGGCCGTGAATGAAGACGCGCTCCCGGTGCCTCATGGACCGGGAGCGCGGCGCTCAAATCCGAAGCCCCCGCTCCGCGACACCCTTTCAAAGGGGAAGCGGGCCGGGGGCTTCTTCTTTCCCCTCGGTTACTTCACCGCGGCCAGATTCGGCGGCGCGCTGGCGGCGCGGTACACGGGGTAGAGGCCCAGGCGCTCGTCCCAGGTCGGGTGGCGCTCGGCGAAGAAGCGCAGCCGGGCGCGCGGGTCCTTGGCGAACGCGGGGTCCTTCAGGCGCTCCTGGAACGCGGCCTTCACGCCCGCGTCCTTCGCCAGCAGCTCGCGGGCCCAGGGCTCCAGCACGTAGTCCTCGATGTATTCCTTCTGCTCGAAGTGGGCGTTGAAGAAGCCCCACGCCAGCAGCGAGTCCGGCGCCGCGGGCTCGAAGAGGTGCGCCACCAGCTCCACGTTCTTCTGCGCCACCGGCACGTAGAGCGTCCCCGCGGGCAGGTCCTGCGTGTCCGGCTTCCACTCGCCATTCGCGGTGAGGCCCTGGTGGCCTTCGTTGGAGCGCACCTGGAACTGGAAGTCCTTGGAGCGGAACGACTCCACCTTCGCCGCGGGCACCGCGCGGGTGATGCGCTGGAACGCGATGCCGTGCGCGGCCAGCTTCGGCGCGACCCACGCGGCGTGCGCGGCGGACACCAGGTAGCCGCCCTCGGGCAGCTTCACGGTGACGGCGGGCTCCACGTCCGGCAGGTACGGCACCTTCCACGTCTGGGGCTGCGTGTCGTCGTAGCGGATGTACGGCTGGCCGGAGATGTCCGACGGCATGCGCTCGTAGGCGTAACCCTTGAACGCGATCGCCTCGCGCTTGGACGTGTTCTTCCAGCCGAGCACCACCTCGCGCACCTGTCCGGCCACGGCCTTCTGGTCCTCCGCCTTCACGGCGGCCAGCAGCGCGGCGCCGTCGCGGGCCACGAGCTTCAAGAGGCCCTCCAGCACGTCGCGGGTGGCCTTCACGCGCTGCTCATAGTTCTTCCAGGAGTGCGTCTCCACGAGCACGCCGAAGCGGTGGTGGACGGACCAGAAGGCGTGGCTGAAGCGCGGCGGGGGGACGCCGTAGGCGAAGCCGCTCGTGGGGTCGTCATCCCGGAGGAACGACGGGTAGAAGCGCAGCGGCTGGTGCCCCTGGGCGGTGAGGCCGGTGAAGAGCTCGTCCACCAGCTTCGTGCCCCGCTCGCGCAAGCC
The sequence above is drawn from the Corallococcus sp. NCRR genome and encodes:
- a CDS encoding exonuclease SbcCD subunit D: MRLLHTSDWHLGHTLYDVSREVEHAAFLTWLLDTLESQEVDALLVAGDIFDTANPSAEAQAAWYHFIARARRTLPKLDVVVVGGNHDSAARLDAPDPLFHALGVRVVGGLPRHRGGLEMERLVVPVHDARGKVGAWVAAVPYLRPSDLPSVPDGEGDRLVGGVRSVYAEVLEAARRRRRSGQALVAMGHCYMTGSELSELSERKILGGNQHALPVELFPEDVAYAALGHLHKAQRVGGREGVRYSGSPLPLSLSEAHYRHQVLVLDVEDGALTQVRPLSVPRTTDMMRVPARDAAPLPEVLELLAALPAYEAGAPESMRPYLEVCVSLPRPEPALRHKVEKALEGRAARLVKLTPFYTGTGGALADVRPGLSLRERTPEDVFLARYARDFKEAPSPGLLESFHALLTQVQEDAS
- a CDS encoding AAA family ATPase translates to MKILAIRGSNLTSFAGDFALELDRAPLDRLGLFAISGATGAGKSTLLDALCLALFDRTPRLGGPSKVLVGRADEDEEARLSAYDVRGMLRRGAGKGHAEVDFLGKDGRRYRARWNVWRARERAEGRFRPQELSLTDVASGQVFGRTKGEVLHAIQERLGLSFDQFRRSALLAQGEFAAFLRADANERAELLERMTGTEVYSRVSIAAHEKNAKEQEELKRLSQGLAAIALMSDADREGVRVQLGEEEAARVREEARSREAEAARSWYAQRAEFVGQEQQAESAVARAESEREAAAPREALLESVRAAEGFRAVVSAVEAAEQGCVRAEAEQLERASQAEAALAAAAAQRQVRMQAEVARAAALDAEASVRPALEEAATLDTRRAEAEREAREAAELAKQAKAAEASARDALALVQAAEAKAQGLVDSAEAWRASHASWESLATEWPRWQRELERFAVALKEEQAAGADVDRLGKDADRLGNEAQARREEHQGAVESEAQAQALATHAEAALGEDGGAARRALREALLARQEVLGALTLAGEGARAEGAAEGDAAAEVKAHREVSQRAAAEAKDAAARRATQEAMLHEARRAQSRAEATQGLASHRAALHEGEPCPLCGALEHPYAREASALEGLVAETAARVLELESARDAAAKQESAASVRQATADTAATQAEARRDTAARKRTAHRDAWSAARERWTRAVLPGEDTAGPADAKASSRGSKDPAVAANAEAGRSSPADAKASLGSTDHAAASPPEDAEASTSQTWIHSAQEDVRARLATLRDEEASAEARASAAREARALLETRRTRREGAADALRKAEDAQSRAAQSHRDALLRRDTARDARELALAEVSPPFASEEVTWKDKLAADPVRFQGQCLARVTKWREKLAELEASRKRLEEQQGLRAREEVRLQARLEDAQTAAHRAGLKDTAFQDASRARARLLQGRPTQEVRAELQARIDAAQATYERAREDSEALQQAEKVATARAEDAVRLRTEAALTLDRAQAVLTERLAGHGTTLEQLKALLARGAAWCDSEARALNALRESVAQARAVLGERRERRVRHEASGLPSLAEGDVAELCERLRTDVEVRSRAEALLRAKLEADDTARARHGAEARALEQRRADAEVWKTLGDLIGSHDGKKFKVFAQSLTLDALLLHANAHLRELARRYRLERVPGHDLDLQVVDGDMGDEVRSVASLSGGESFLVSLALALGLASLSSETTQVETLFIDEGFGTLDPETLEVALATLDALQATGRQVGIISHVSGLAERIGVQVRVVKQGGGRSKLVVEGDAGMVIPSDQQVA
- a CDS encoding serine/threonine-protein kinase yields the protein MTLEEGKTPEWPRDLGRFQLLSRLGRGGNAEVFRARMLQGPHAGEEVALKRVRPERLRDAEAREQLLHEGELARCLDHPHIVGFREYGELADGPYLALELVDGTDLGRVLAQCRRRRIELPIDISVMMVRHVLEALGYAHKATNAKGLPLAVVHCDVSPHNVLLSRGGEVKLADFGVARSRAGLEVDLRRVGKQNYRSPELLAGEVSVAVDLWAAAVLLYELLSLESPYEEGTAEEVEASIRGMRLTPVRMVAPEVSDPLALVLDRALAPHPSQRFSSAEQFARALAALSDDRVATPLAVAAVVRGLMGAEPATG
- a CDS encoding TIGR02266 family protein, which gives rise to MEGLSALLPSAQSMQLVVAFRDEAGALEVKVEVPGYPRAAVERLGEEVRKSGGTFVELWRLPKAERDALRSRTLAGGTPFGGNERTQAAQELRQHLEALAARGPLPAPSEPKAPPPSEAPPAPLAARAGSADAPRTGPSEDSPPSEPSAQAPAGDETQRRARRFAVKLEMEFRTELDFVREHALNISNGGLFVRTAHRPPQDSVVTVDVKLPNGQRLQGEALVVHVVDEQYTGGVGLAFLSDDATFSATLDGYLASLAGEKA
- the cglD gene encoding adventurous gliding motility lipoprotein CglD — its product is MRNWIRLFSGTLLAATLMAGCGGSDPDPGPGPDPTNDGGPGSDAGVDAGFDAGYVEDAGVIIDPDPDPGEVPVDPYDPNNATKDSDCDGLTDQEEFSTVYAGGLKTNPGLRDTDGDGIRDGVEVGRTSSVSTDPSCNFRGDQDPTTRTSPVKADTDDDGIPDGLEDANRNGKRDLTETDPNTADSDNDGIPDGVEDANKNGSVSPGETDPRLRDTDGDGLPDGLEKSTGTDPLKPDSDGDTCSDGAEDVNKNGKVDPGETDPRKADCAASIPDADFDGIPDSVEIATGTNPNNADTDGDGVADGVEDTNKNGRVDSGETDPRLTDTDCDGLQDGAGRNGFLGEDPNSNGQVDPGETDPTNPDTDGDGLLDGVERGVTTAAAPRNNCGYVGDADPATKTDATKADSDGDGIPDGAEDSNQNGKVDPGELNPLDPKDGAASTPAGKACSVQNLRTVTFKEDSGADIRLALPNTFKDANLLNLKANGQTVGVMGYDDTKQVTFIAYKRGQVGSSTTPSSDESGIRTGTALLSPADVEFTQTFTTWDGFPAAVSRYALAGTTELKAFTNSLARQLVPNSTETLGGTAGINGPFKIQAQYVHRSNQSVVVVLAITPAARYNEAGSLFTTADTAGGSALAQFGDADAVQCEVFTGNTAVVDFLFVVDDSGSMASSQTSLANAGTAVANKLGNATLDWRVSMVTTSYTVGSSANRNVLRPFTTNINQFKAWLTQNAVCNNSVCAVKGGTTQNPTYTPLPNTTCTADTNCWVGLKGDGSERPLEAARKAINDMAASTGGAETKLRPGAKVVVVILTDVKDQSTDTVANYISYFLNNGTTSGTTSNPTGQPIQVHGIICPPDGGQCYSGEDNTNPRHLDVIQATGGVSGSIRDNTSITNTINAIVDSVIASVGYRTLKPPIGASLKVAVEAVVDPAVCPSTGDLPRSRTNGFDVDGINRTVSFYGACRPKESGKTQAALSYRYWIDRTAKPDGNPPPCISDTQYYDSNDPDFCKGKLACNRTTDKCECPADCGGTAPPGQVCNTDRAVCDFTCAPDCGGTCGTFETCNTGTCSCSCVQSASCAAGYKFDNNACGCVCDTGALNCGNSSAANAELCACVCKPDCGGCAPGFTCNVSACVCEKPIG